The Parabacteroides sp. AD58 genome includes a window with the following:
- a CDS encoding 3-keto-disaccharide hydrolase — translation MKKSVLFAGAAALMLCFASCNGGKKAETTETPVEQPAAEAAAPEYKLLDLPTVDLSTFPKDKDGWITLFDGKTLNGWRGYDREDVPAAWIVDDGAIHIKGSGNGEAGAKDGGDLVFAHKFSNFELEFEWKVDKGANSGVFIMIQEVEGQPAYISAPEYQVLDNENHPDAKLGVDGNRKSASLYDMIPAKPQNAKPYGEWNKGKILCYKGTIAHYLNSDSPVVEYHMWTPAWKEMLDKSKFSKDKWPLAYELLLNCGGEKKEGFIGLQDHGDNVWYRNIRIKLLD, via the coding sequence ATGAAAAAGTCAGTATTATTTGCTGGTGCAGCTGCACTGATGTTGTGCTTTGCTTCTTGTAACGGAGGCAAAAAAGCTGAAACTACTGAAACTCCGGTTGAACAACCTGCTGCAGAAGCAGCTGCTCCTGAGTACAAGTTGTTAGATCTTCCGACTGTAGATTTGTCTACTTTCCCGAAAGATAAAGACGGATGGATTACTTTGTTCGACGGTAAGACATTGAACGGCTGGCGTGGTTATGACCGCGAAGATGTTCCTGCTGCTTGGATTGTTGATGATGGTGCTATCCATATCAAAGGTTCTGGTAACGGTGAAGCTGGTGCTAAAGACGGTGGCGACTTGGTATTCGCTCACAAGTTCAGCAACTTCGAACTTGAATTTGAATGGAAGGTTGATAAAGGCGCTAACTCTGGTGTATTTATCATGATCCAGGAAGTAGAAGGTCAGCCTGCTTATATCTCAGCTCCGGAATATCAGGTATTGGATAACGAAAATCACCCGGATGCTAAGTTGGGTGTTGACGGTAACCGTAAATCAGCTTCTTTGTATGATATGATTCCGGCTAAACCGCAGAACGCTAAACCTTATGGCGAATGGAACAAGGGTAAGATCCTTTGCTATAAAGGTACAATCGCTCACTATCTGAACAGTGATTCTCCAGTTGTTGAGTACCATATGTGGACTCCGGCTTGGAAGGAAATGTTGGATAAGAGCAAATTCAGCAAAGACAAATGGCCGTTGGCATACGAATTATTGCTGAACTGCGGTGGTGAAAAGAAAGAAGGTTTCATCGGCTTGCAGGATCATGGTGATAACGTATGGTATCGTAACATTCGTATCAAACTTCTTGACTAA
- a CDS encoding RNA polymerase sigma factor gives MDERGWIAAILAGDMQSFSCLVAKYEKMAYTIAVRIVENREDAEEVVQDAFLKMYQALPDFRFDCKFSSWFYRIVYRTALTALRGQCIFSDYEEVEAGDVTLAEQETATSLLERADRKEIISQVLKTLEKDEGLLLTLYYLDECSIEEIVQITDLTESNVKTKLFRARKHFYTALEKRMKNEMKDLL, from the coding sequence ATGGATGAACGTGGGTGGATAGCCGCTATTTTGGCGGGCGACATGCAGAGTTTTTCATGTCTGGTAGCCAAATATGAGAAAATGGCCTATACCATAGCTGTCCGAATCGTCGAGAACCGGGAAGATGCCGAGGAAGTCGTGCAGGATGCATTCCTGAAAATGTATCAGGCGTTACCCGACTTTCGTTTTGACTGTAAGTTTTCTTCCTGGTTTTACAGGATCGTTTACCGGACGGCTTTGACGGCCTTGCGCGGTCAGTGTATCTTTTCAGATTATGAAGAAGTAGAAGCTGGTGACGTCACACTGGCCGAACAGGAAACTGCTACTTCATTGCTGGAAAGAGCCGATCGGAAAGAAATTATTTCGCAGGTACTGAAGACTCTGGAAAAAGATGAAGGATTATTATTAACTTTGTATTATCTGGATGAATGCTCGATTGAAGAGATCGTACAGATTACCGATTTGACAGAATCGAATGTAAAAACAAAGCTTTTCCGGGCCCGGAAGCATTTTTATACGGCTTTGGAAAAACGAATGAAAAATGAAATGAAGGATTTGTTATGA
- a CDS encoding ParB/RepB/Spo0J family partition protein: protein MVMKRSALGRGLDALITMDDLKTSGSSSISEIELSKIQPNPEQPRSVFEQESLEELAASIRSLGVIQPITLKEIGTDQYMIISGERRYRASLMAGLTSVPAYIRTAADDNVVEMALIENIQREDLNAIEIALAYQKLIETYGLTQEKLSERIGKKRATIANYLRLLKLPAEIQVGLKDKRIDMGHARALLPVEDPEVQLALYEQILAEGLSVRQVEEMVRSVAEGEALPQKPTDEKKKKEALPEEFDLLKEHLSRFFQTKVQLVCNKKGKGKITIPFASEEELEKLISLLDNLK from the coding sequence ATGGTAATGAAAAGATCGGCTCTGGGCCGTGGTTTGGATGCATTGATTACGATGGACGACTTGAAGACAAGTGGTTCATCGTCTATTAGTGAGATTGAGTTGAGCAAGATTCAGCCCAATCCGGAACAGCCCCGTTCTGTATTCGAGCAGGAATCCCTGGAGGAATTGGCTGCGTCTATCCGTTCATTAGGCGTGATTCAACCGATTACGTTGAAGGAAATCGGGACAGATCAGTATATGATTATTTCGGGTGAACGCCGTTACCGGGCTTCTTTGATGGCTGGCCTGACATCCGTTCCGGCTTATATCCGTACGGCTGCTGATGACAATGTGGTGGAAATGGCCCTGATCGAGAATATCCAACGGGAAGATCTAAATGCCATTGAAATAGCCTTAGCGTATCAGAAGCTGATTGAAACATACGGATTGACACAGGAAAAGCTAAGCGAACGGATCGGAAAGAAAAGAGCTACCATTGCCAATTATCTGCGTTTGCTGAAACTGCCTGCCGAAATTCAGGTTGGGTTGAAAGACAAACGGATTGATATGGGGCACGCTCGCGCTTTGCTGCCGGTCGAAGATCCGGAAGTACAGCTGGCACTGTATGAGCAGATACTGGCGGAAGGCCTGTCTGTCCGTCAGGTAGAAGAAATGGTGCGTTCGGTGGCTGAAGGTGAAGCCTTGCCGCAGAAACCGACAGATGAGAAAAAGAAGAAAGAGGCTTTGCCCGAAGAATTTGACTTGTTGAAAGAACATTTGTCGCGGTTTTTCCAGACAAAAGTTCAGCTGGTTTGCAATAAGAAAGGGAAAGGAAAGATAACCATTCCTTTTGCCTCGGAAGAAGAGTTGGAAAAATTGATCAGCTTGTTGGATAATTTGAAATGA
- a CDS encoding ParA family protein, whose protein sequence is MGKIIALANQKGGVGKTTTTINLAASLAALEKKVLVVDADPQANASSGLGIDIRNVEVSIYECLVNGNDALTAVVPTEVEGLDIIPSHIDLVGAEIEMLNMDNREQILKRILVPLKTKYDYILIDCSPSLGLITVNALTAADSVIIPVQCEYFALEGISKLLNTIKIIKSKLNPALEIEGFLLTMYDSRLRLANQIYEEVKRPFQNLVFNTVIQRNVKLSEASSYGKPVLLYDADSKGSLNYMQLAQELIDKNS, encoded by the coding sequence ATGGGAAAGATTATTGCTTTGGCAAATCAGAAAGGCGGGGTTGGTAAAACAACAACGACGATCAATTTAGCCGCTTCATTGGCCGCCCTGGAAAAGAAAGTTTTGGTTGTTGATGCTGACCCGCAGGCGAATGCCTCTTCAGGTTTGGGAATAGACATCCGAAATGTGGAGGTTTCTATTTATGAGTGTCTGGTGAATGGTAATGATGCCTTGACCGCTGTCGTGCCAACCGAAGTGGAAGGCCTGGACATTATCCCGTCTCATATCGACTTGGTGGGAGCGGAGATAGAAATGTTGAATATGGATAATCGAGAACAGATACTGAAACGCATCCTGGTTCCCTTGAAAACAAAGTATGACTATATCCTGATTGACTGTTCACCTTCGTTGGGATTAATTACGGTTAATGCACTTACAGCGGCTGATTCAGTAATTATCCCCGTACAGTGTGAGTATTTTGCCTTGGAAGGGATTAGTAAACTGTTGAATACAATAAAAATTATCAAGTCAAAACTGAATCCGGCATTGGAGATCGAAGGCTTTTTGCTGACGATGTATGATTCACGTCTTCGCCTGGCCAATCAGATTTACGAAGAAGTGAAACGTCCGTTCCAGAACCTGGTATTTAATACCGTCATCCAGCGGAACGTGAAGTTGAGTGAGGCTTCCAGCTATGGAAAACCGGTGCTTTTATATGATGCCGATTCGAAAGGCTCACTGAATTATATGCAGTTGGCACAAGAATTAATAGATAAAAATAGTTGA
- a CDS encoding DUF5683 domain-containing protein, translating to MIYRILLVCLALIGCSSWGFAQDQKSFEVKADSSRIEIAADSTVRSVMLAADSLPKPVKMKMEFKPDPKKAVLMALVPGLGQIYNRKFWKLPIVYGGLMGCMYAITWNNRNYQDYSTAYKDIMLDAEEPNRPVEEFHTSWQDFLGVGYDPKEWVSNTNFQTQLKNRKDYYRRYRDLSIIITVGVYALSIIDAYVDAQLFDFDISPDLSMHWEPTVTPQTTYSSRSYGVNCSIKF from the coding sequence ATGATATACCGGATTCTACTTGTTTGTCTGGCACTGATAGGTTGTTCGTCGTGGGGTTTTGCCCAGGACCAGAAGTCGTTTGAGGTAAAAGCCGATTCCTCGCGGATTGAAATAGCTGCCGATTCGACGGTTCGGTCGGTCATGCTGGCTGCCGATTCATTGCCTAAGCCGGTCAAGATGAAGATGGAATTCAAACCCGATCCGAAAAAGGCTGTATTGATGGCCTTGGTTCCAGGTTTAGGTCAGATTTATAACCGGAAGTTCTGGAAGCTGCCGATCGTTTATGGCGGTTTGATGGGATGTATGTATGCCATTACCTGGAATAACCGGAATTATCAGGACTATTCGACAGCTTATAAAGACATCATGTTGGATGCGGAGGAACCGAACAGGCCGGTAGAAGAGTTTCATACCAGCTGGCAGGACTTCTTGGGTGTCGGTTATGATCCGAAAGAATGGGTGAGCAATACCAACTTCCAGACTCAGCTGAAGAACAGGAAGGACTATTACCGGCGTTATCGCGATTTAAGTATCATCATAACAGTGGGTGTCTATGCCTTGTCAATCATTGACGCTTATGTGGATGCCCAGTTATTTGATTTTGACATATCTCCAGATTTATCCATGCACTGGGAACCGACGGTTACTCCACAAACCACTTATAGCTCACGTTCGTATGGTGTAAACTGTAGTATCAAATTTTAG
- a CDS encoding lytic transglycosylase domain-containing protein, with protein sequence MKKFVLGLMMCLGCGMHPAFGQEQVEEEFPSSALPADSIVEEIVGIIPESLDSDIDSLLHSWHVQYFTKRDDFCHDDEENVYFPDSVYASRLASLPRIIPMPYNNVVRDCIDLYTERRRGLVRYMLGMADYYFPIIEEVLDKYGLPIELKYLAVVESALNPVALSRVGACGLWQFMLPTGKQYGLTINSLVDDRRDPVKATEAACAYFKDMYAIYKDWSLVMASYNCGPGNVNKAIKRSGGKTNFWDIFPYLPKETRSYVPLFIAANYVMNYYCDHNLCPLETNLPMATDTIHVNRMLHLQQVSEVLHVDLEQLRALNPQYKRDIVPGNTGDAVLKLPAGDTYAFVDKEDSIYQYRIEELLPSYLVTINGGSTSGAATREQITHIVLKNENIYTIANRYGVTPQEIKKWNRLSSNRLARGKRLKLYVDNGGVYLSAKNAQQKQQPAAAASVTASSQSDKKAKDGYIAHKVRSGESLYSIASKYPGVSAQTLKRANNLSDTKIIPGQVLKIPVG encoded by the coding sequence ATGAAGAAGTTCGTATTAGGGTTGATGATGTGTTTGGGATGCGGGATGCATCCGGCTTTTGGACAGGAGCAGGTAGAAGAAGAATTCCCGAGTTCGGCTTTACCGGCTGATTCCATTGTAGAAGAGATTGTCGGTATTATTCCGGAAAGTCTGGATTCGGATATCGACAGCTTGTTGCATTCGTGGCATGTACAATACTTCACGAAAAGAGATGATTTCTGCCATGATGATGAGGAAAATGTCTATTTCCCGGATTCAGTTTATGCGAGTCGTTTGGCCAGTTTGCCGCGTATTATTCCGATGCCATACAATAATGTGGTGCGCGACTGCATTGACCTTTATACCGAACGTCGTCGCGGCTTGGTTCGCTATATGTTAGGAATGGCCGATTATTATTTCCCGATCATCGAAGAAGTTCTGGATAAATACGGTCTGCCCATCGAATTGAAATATCTGGCTGTGGTAGAAAGTGCTTTGAATCCGGTCGCCTTGTCGCGAGTGGGTGCCTGTGGACTGTGGCAGTTCATGTTGCCGACGGGGAAGCAGTACGGATTGACCATCAATAGTCTGGTGGACGATCGTCGTGATCCGGTTAAAGCAACGGAAGCAGCCTGTGCTTATTTCAAGGATATGTATGCCATCTATAAAGACTGGAGCCTGGTGATGGCATCCTATAACTGCGGACCGGGAAATGTCAATAAGGCCATCAAGCGCTCAGGAGGAAAAACGAATTTCTGGGATATATTCCCTTATCTGCCGAAAGAAACCCGTTCGTATGTTCCTTTATTCATTGCAGCCAATTATGTCATGAACTATTATTGTGATCATAATCTCTGTCCGCTGGAAACGAACTTACCGATGGCAACGGATACGATTCATGTCAACCGGATGCTGCATCTCCAGCAAGTATCTGAAGTCTTGCATGTCGATTTGGAACAGCTGCGGGCACTGAATCCACAATATAAACGAGATATTGTTCCGGGAAATACCGGAGATGCCGTATTGAAACTGCCGGCAGGCGACACCTATGCCTTTGTGGATAAGGAAGATTCTATTTACCAGTACCGGATTGAGGAACTCCTTCCTTCGTATCTGGTTACTATCAATGGCGGATCGACTTCGGGTGCAGCTACCCGTGAGCAGATTACGCATATTGTCTTAAAGAATGAGAATATTTATACCATTGCCAACCGCTATGGAGTAACCCCACAGGAAATTAAGAAATGGAACCGACTGTCGTCGAACCGTCTGGCCCGGGGAAAACGCCTGAAGTTGTATGTTGATAATGGCGGTGTTTATTTGTCGGCCAAGAACGCACAGCAAAAGCAGCAGCCAGCTGCAGCCGCGTCGGTGACGGCTTCTTCTCAATCCGACAAGAAGGCAAAAGACGGATATATTGCCCATAAAGTACGTTCCGGCGAATCCTTATATTCGATTGCCTCCAAGTATCCGGGCGTTTCTGCCCAGACTTTAAAGCGGGCTAATAACCTCTCTGATACGAAGATTATACCGGGTCAGGTGTTGAAAATTCCTGTCGGATAA
- a CDS encoding DUF6249 domain-containing protein produces MGELVAILAVIGIFILPVAALGIGWVVLLRNRHEERIKMIEKGVILEEPEKKANRYPALRNGLFMVGLAVGLILGMFVAPYVPENDFDFLVIPVFAVLFGGFGFIVYFALSRRLQVKEREEDKKKNAESRIEQL; encoded by the coding sequence ATGGGAGAATTAGTAGCTATTTTGGCTGTTATCGGTATTTTTATTTTGCCGGTTGCCGCATTAGGTATCGGTTGGGTTGTTTTGCTCCGCAACCGTCATGAAGAACGCATCAAGATGATCGAGAAAGGTGTCATTTTGGAGGAGCCGGAAAAGAAGGCAAACCGGTATCCGGCTTTGCGGAACGGTTTGTTTATGGTGGGTCTGGCCGTTGGTCTGATTTTAGGTATGTTCGTGGCACCTTATGTTCCGGAAAATGATTTTGATTTTCTGGTGATTCCTGTCTTTGCCGTTTTATTTGGCGGCTTTGGTTTCATCGTATATTTTGCACTTTCCCGTAGGCTACAGGTAAAGGAGCGTGAGGAAGATAAAAAAAAGAATGCGGAGAGTAGGATAGAACAGCTATAA
- a CDS encoding RelA/SpoT family protein, giving the protein MEEIKEIQNTNKPETAAEASKLSPDEQMIQDGFEDLLKDYLNSNHRRKVERITKAFNFAKQAHDGVKRRSGEPYIMHPIAVAKIVCSEMGLGSTSICAALLHDVVEDTEYTVEDIRNMFGDKIAQIVDGLTKISGGIFGEQASAQAENFRKLLLTMSDDIRVILIKIADRLHNMRTLGSMLPAKQFKIAGETLYLYAPLAHRLGLFSIKTELEDLSFKYEHPQEYEAIRQKLEATASARELLFKHFAEPVDAKLQAMGLNYEMKARVKSIYSIWNKMQAKKVAFEDIYDIYAVRIIFDPLPGVDEKNQCWDIYSAITDIYRIRPDRIRDWVSRPKANGYQALHLTVMGPDGQWVEIQIRSRRMDDIAEKGFAAHWKYKENHVEEDTELDKWLQTITEILESPDPNALDFLDTIKLNLFSSEIFVFTPKGELKTLPQGATALDFAYALHSDVGNKCIGAKVNHKLVPLSHKLSSGDQVEVLTSRSQTPQPEWLNFVTTARARTKITAYIRKIRKEAVKNGETKVLVACQKSNVEPSSQNLDKLAMYYGFSKRDDLYYSVEKGDVVLPENIRKVFKKDDKSGLFKYVKQALRRATQYSKSSSEENQPETDKKEKPVYDKKKPYILKEEAFERNYVIADCCKPIPGDECLGFINDDGNVVVHKRSCPIAMRLKSSFGERILNTVWSSHQLSSFEATLEVKGIDSLGVLNEITKIISEEFNVYIIRLLIEAKDGVFEGRIKLKVHDVEDIQKLCVRLSKIDNIKSVSRIAD; this is encoded by the coding sequence ATGGAAGAAATAAAGGAAATACAGAATACAAACAAGCCTGAAACAGCAGCAGAGGCGTCAAAACTGTCACCCGATGAACAAATGATCCAGGATGGTTTTGAGGATTTGCTGAAAGACTATCTGAATTCGAATCATCGTCGTAAAGTGGAACGCATCACGAAGGCGTTCAATTTTGCGAAGCAGGCGCATGACGGTGTAAAACGACGTTCTGGGGAACCCTATATCATGCATCCGATAGCTGTCGCTAAAATCGTATGTAGTGAAATGGGATTGGGTTCAACTTCTATATGTGCAGCTTTGTTACATGATGTGGTAGAGGATACGGAATATACGGTAGAAGATATCCGTAACATGTTTGGTGACAAGATCGCCCAGATTGTAGACGGACTGACAAAAATCTCCGGTGGTATCTTTGGTGAACAGGCTTCTGCCCAGGCTGAAAACTTCCGTAAGTTGCTCTTGACTATGAGTGACGATATCCGGGTGATCTTGATTAAGATTGCCGACCGTCTGCATAACATGCGTACCCTGGGTTCCATGTTGCCTGCCAAGCAATTTAAGATTGCCGGAGAAACGCTTTATCTGTATGCTCCCTTAGCTCACCGTTTGGGTTTGTTCTCTATCAAGACAGAACTTGAAGATTTGAGCTTCAAGTATGAACATCCGCAGGAATATGAGGCTATCCGTCAGAAGCTGGAGGCGACAGCTTCGGCCCGCGAGCTTTTATTCAAACATTTCGCTGAACCGGTTGACGCCAAACTGCAGGCGATGGGACTGAATTATGAGATGAAGGCCCGGGTAAAATCCATCTATTCGATCTGGAACAAGATGCAGGCGAAGAAGGTGGCCTTTGAAGATATTTACGATATATATGCTGTCCGTATTATATTCGATCCGCTGCCAGGTGTTGATGAGAAGAATCAATGCTGGGATATTTATTCGGCAATTACAGATATTTATCGAATCCGGCCTGACCGGATTCGTGATTGGGTAAGTCGTCCGAAAGCGAATGGATATCAGGCCCTGCATCTGACGGTGATGGGACCGGACGGACAGTGGGTGGAAATACAGATCCGAAGCCGGCGTATGGACGATATTGCCGAAAAAGGTTTTGCTGCCCATTGGAAGTACAAGGAAAACCATGTGGAAGAAGATACGGAGCTCGACAAATGGCTTCAGACAATTACTGAGATTCTGGAGAGCCCGGATCCCAATGCTCTGGATTTCTTGGATACGATCAAATTGAATCTGTTCTCATCTGAGATCTTTGTCTTTACTCCAAAAGGAGAACTGAAAACTCTGCCGCAGGGTGCTACGGCACTTGATTTTGCCTATGCGCTTCACTCGGATGTAGGTAATAAATGTATTGGAGCCAAAGTGAACCATAAACTCGTTCCGTTAAGCCATAAGTTGAGCAGTGGAGATCAGGTAGAAGTGCTGACATCTCGTTCGCAGACTCCTCAGCCGGAATGGTTGAATTTTGTCACAACAGCACGGGCACGGACGAAGATAACGGCCTACATCCGTAAGATACGGAAAGAAGCTGTAAAGAACGGAGAAACGAAGGTCCTTGTAGCCTGTCAGAAGTCAAATGTGGAGCCGTCTTCTCAGAATCTAGATAAGTTAGCCATGTATTATGGCTTCAGTAAGCGGGATGACTTGTATTATTCCGTTGAAAAAGGCGATGTGGTTTTGCCTGAGAATATCCGTAAGGTCTTTAAGAAGGATGACAAGAGCGGACTCTTCAAATATGTAAAGCAAGCATTGCGCCGGGCTACCCAATATTCGAAGTCTTCGAGTGAGGAAAATCAGCCGGAAACAGATAAAAAGGAGAAACCTGTATATGATAAGAAGAAGCCGTATATCCTGAAAGAAGAGGCTTTTGAGCGGAATTATGTGATTGCTGATTGTTGTAAGCCGATTCCAGGAGACGAATGTCTGGGATTTATCAATGACGATGGAAATGTAGTTGTGCATAAGCGCTCGTGTCCGATTGCTATGCGACTGAAGAGCAGCTTTGGTGAGCGTATCCTGAATACGGTATGGAGCAGTCATCAGCTTTCTTCTTTCGAAGCAACACTGGAGGTTAAAGGTATTGACTCGTTAGGTGTATTGAATGAGATCACTAAAATCATCTCGGAAGAGTTTAATGTCTATATTATCCGGCTTCTGATAGAAGCGAAAGACGGGGTATTTGAAGGACGTATCAAACTGAAGGTTCATGATGTGGAAGATATCCAGAAGCTGTGTGTCCGTCTTTCGAAGATCGATAATATCAAGTCGGTTTCCCGTATCGCGGATTAA